From a region of the Chitinophaga caseinilytica genome:
- a CDS encoding DUF4402 domain-containing protein, translated as MKRAIGNIRQLFTAIVIMVAQLAMMADARAQEPPPRPISVHVDPGQGLIFGAFFLGTSGGTVTINPDGSRVIMGSIVGANLGYPFSPAIFEVLANQGTLIQVMRGPDAILTGSNGGTMTMRIGTLSTGDQFITTAQPPTRNLVRVGGILTVGSPSANPVGAYSGTFQLTFIQE; from the coding sequence ATGAAAAGGGCAATCGGCAACATACGGCAATTGTTTACCGCGATCGTGATCATGGTGGCCCAACTGGCCATGATGGCGGATGCGCGGGCACAGGAGCCGCCGCCCCGGCCCATTTCCGTGCATGTAGACCCCGGGCAGGGGCTCATCTTCGGCGCGTTCTTCCTCGGTACGAGCGGCGGAACGGTCACCATCAACCCAGACGGGTCGCGGGTGATCATGGGCAGTATCGTGGGCGCTAACCTGGGATACCCGTTTTCCCCGGCCATTTTCGAAGTGCTGGCGAACCAGGGAACGCTCATCCAGGTGATGCGCGGGCCAGACGCCATTCTCACGGGCAGTAACGGTGGTACCATGACGATGCGGATCGGCACGCTCAGTACCGGCGATCAATTCATCACAACGGCGCAGCCGCCAACGAGGAACCTCGTGCGGGTAGGCGGCATCCTCACCGTGGGCAGCCCGTCGGCCAACCCGGTAGGCGCCTACAGCGGAACGTTTCAATTAACCTTTATCCAGGAATGA